From the genome of Candidatus Nitrosocosmicus oleophilus, one region includes:
- a CDS encoding methyltransferase domain-containing protein: MAKSSITRRFQKSFFVEMDSENLGFRKASFNKVLCQFGLMFFPNTVHVLKQINDLLIKGGKLVISVHGTSECVPYFSCIMNSILKSIPDIRPKGSPSVHTFGNPGDSYITLENACFYDISVKKYTYFYKAGTFDEYWSDYMSSTANSIRSTIESEGTHELSTIKEDLKINANKFTDKTGLLNFPWDVLIATASNK; the protein is encoded by the coding sequence ATAGCTAAATCATCGATAACCCGTAGATTCCAAAAGTCATTTTTTGTCGAAATGGATTCGGAGAATTTAGGCTTTCGTAAAGCCTCTTTTAATAAGGTCTTGTGTCAGTTTGGTCTGATGTTTTTTCCAAATACAGTACATGTTCTTAAACAGATAAACGATCTTTTGATCAAGGGAGGAAAATTGGTCATATCTGTTCACGGAACTTCTGAATGTGTTCCTTATTTTAGCTGTATTATGAATTCTATTTTAAAATCTATTCCTGATATTAGACCAAAAGGATCTCCATCAGTTCATACATTTGGTAATCCTGGCGATTCATACATTACATTAGAAAATGCATGTTTTTATGATATTTCAGTTAAGAAATACACTTATTTTTATAAGGCAGGTACTTTTGATGAGTATTGGTCTGACTATATGTCTTCCACTGCAAATTCAATACGTTCTACAATTGAGTCAGAAGGTACACATGAACTTTCAACTATTAAAGAGGATTTGAAAATAAACGCTAATAAATTTACAGATAAAACTGGATTACTTAATTTTCCTTGGGATGTACTAATTGCAACTGCTAGCAATAAATGA
- a CDS encoding DUF4760 domain-containing protein: MSSDNQAGLILDLYKIYDTHRDSRLWFLDELDAISYKEYHEKYSGTSKERSHFVAVCGFFELSGTFISHGLISADIYFDIFNPSPFWHKAKPIIDGMRESRPHIYENFENLTEKRTNWKKKNQKI, encoded by the coding sequence GTGTCTTCCGATAATCAAGCAGGTCTAATTCTAGACTTGTACAAAATATATGATACTCATAGAGATTCCAGACTATGGTTTTTAGATGAATTAGATGCTATTAGTTACAAAGAGTACCATGAAAAATATTCTGGAACATCAAAAGAAAGATCGCATTTTGTTGCAGTGTGTGGATTTTTTGAATTGTCAGGGACATTTATTAGTCATGGTCTAATTTCCGCGGACATTTATTTTGATATTTTTAATCCTAGCCCATTTTGGCATAAGGCAAAACCCATAATAGATGGAATGAGAGAATCAAGGCCCCATATATACGAAAATTTTGAGAATCTAACTGAAAAGAGAACCAATTGGAAAAAGAAAAATCAGAAAATTTAG
- a CDS encoding lactonase family protein — protein MSKKFIYTSYRYQYDLLMTEKTTLFALRIPLLMTALIIPALSMGINQSYSEQTFVYVSNGEDGDITVMKLDPETGDIKIVEKVPAGSNVKHMALSPDHRFLYASVRSEPFSVITYSINRETGNLNQLSKELLPHNMAYISVDQSGRYLFSVSYTDAKIEVNPIGLDGVVKSEPVQVISTGPNPHSILVDRSNQFVYVPHLGNAQIKQFLFNETSGVLTPNDPEAVYTQDDSGPRHIDFSPDNRFVYVSNEMDGMVYSYKIDNETGILDEIQRISAIPRNLSPEPSTPADGDGDGAQETEDEVTTFGVADIHITPNGEWLYVSVRATNTITAFGVDPHSGNLTYIGSYDTEKIPRGINIDPRGKFVIAAGQESGYISIHAINEETGELKFLNRYEVGRDPNWIESVEFK, from the coding sequence TTGAGCAAGAAATTTATTTATACTAGTTATAGATACCAATACGATCTATTAATGACAGAGAAAACTACTCTATTTGCTCTCAGAATTCCACTCTTAATGACTGCATTAATAATTCCAGCTTTATCCATGGGAATAAATCAATCCTATTCAGAGCAAACATTTGTGTATGTTTCTAATGGCGAAGATGGAGATATTACAGTCATGAAGCTGGATCCCGAAACAGGTGACATTAAAATAGTGGAAAAGGTGCCTGCTGGATCTAATGTAAAGCATATGGCTTTGAGTCCAGATCATCGATTCCTTTATGCCTCGGTTCGTTCAGAACCTTTTTCAGTGATTACATATTCTATCAATCGGGAAACTGGTAACCTAAATCAGCTATCTAAAGAATTATTACCTCATAACATGGCTTACATCTCAGTTGATCAATCGGGAAGGTATCTTTTTTCAGTATCATATACCGATGCTAAAATTGAGGTAAATCCAATAGGACTAGACGGGGTTGTGAAATCAGAGCCTGTTCAGGTAATTTCCACGGGTCCCAACCCCCATTCAATTCTAGTTGATCGATCAAATCAGTTTGTTTATGTACCTCATTTAGGTAACGCACAGATAAAGCAATTTTTGTTTAATGAAACCTCAGGAGTTCTTACACCAAATGACCCGGAGGCGGTATACACTCAAGATGATTCTGGACCAAGACATATTGATTTCTCACCAGATAACAGATTTGTGTATGTATCGAATGAAATGGACGGTATGGTTTATTCCTATAAGATAGACAACGAGACAGGGATTTTAGATGAAATACAAAGAATTTCAGCAATACCTCGAAACCTAAGCCCTGAACCATCAACTCCTGCAGATGGAGATGGAGATGGGGCGCAAGAAACAGAAGATGAAGTTACTACTTTTGGAGTTGCAGATATTCACATTACGCCTAATGGTGAATGGCTTTACGTAAGTGTAAGAGCTACTAATACAATTACTGCCTTTGGTGTTGACCCTCACTCAGGGAATTTGACATACATTGGAAGTTATGATACTGAAAAAATACCTCGCGGTATTAACATTGATCCTAGAGGTAAATTTGTGATTGCAGCGGGGCAAGAGTCAGGTTATATATCTATACATGCAATTAACGAAGAAACTGGTGAACTAAAATTTTTGAATAGATATGAGGTAGGCAGAGATCCCAACTGGATTGAATCTGTTGAATTTAAGTAA
- a CDS encoding DUF1428 family protein, with translation MSNLDNSANQKGSQAQVAIFLYRSPKKNHDALVKINKHSHDFFMKHGVSKFEVFNLNSRENMMDFVNLSKTISANDDEDVWLEIQSYRDAKHVQEFMKAMEGDKSGDEMYKDFMELITPGSIVTFGDFSKLEQIS, from the coding sequence ATGAGTAATTTGGATAATTCTGCAAACCAAAAAGGTTCTCAGGCTCAGGTAGCCATTTTCCTATACCGCTCCCCAAAGAAAAATCATGATGCTTTAGTAAAGATAAACAAGCACTCTCATGATTTTTTTATGAAACACGGAGTATCAAAATTTGAAGTCTTTAATCTCAATTCAAGAGAAAACATGATGGATTTTGTAAACTTATCAAAGACTATTTCTGCTAATGATGATGAGGATGTGTGGCTTGAAATCCAGTCATATAGAGATGCCAAGCATGTACAGGAATTTATGAAGGCAATGGAAGGTGATAAAAGTGGTGATGAAATGTATAAGGACTTTATGGAGCTTATTACACCAGGTTCAATAGTTACTTTTGGGGATTTTAGTAAGTTAGAACAAATATCTTAG
- the priX gene encoding DNA primase noncatalytic subunit PriX — protein sequence MGKDNIPNPPIDFILSHFDSSSGQFPCKMMTFRSNGQFTVNTKQEILKRCEQSDFKDCRINAYPETIVKEGMLIQAPNFVFVDLDLGNFDNDINKLNKVKNSTLRKMEQMHGSHPTLSWTGNGYHIYLPINVSVLDNEYVFSKDKFPKLFSLKGKYSQYFVSEAFMQYAEDFFTSGRADPNHRPKYKTCLIRIPDTFNSKCLNRGLSLEDSKVRILQKWDGKRIDGDAITHEFLIWLIRQEINLNNSSSNRSNPTKKNRTRYLGTGESHHQDKSSFRIEWIERLLQIPIDDQRKYCLWRIISPYLLNVKHISEAETAKTMEKWLYQCSHLKKLDFEPRIKIYGIIKGNKGFKPISYSKLKDENEELYLFLQKKNLENISK from the coding sequence GTGGGTAAAGACAATATTCCTAACCCTCCAATAGATTTCATTTTGTCACATTTCGATAGTTCCTCTGGCCAATTTCCTTGTAAAATGATGACCTTTAGATCAAATGGACAGTTTACCGTAAATACAAAACAAGAAATCTTGAAACGTTGTGAGCAATCTGACTTTAAAGATTGTCGCATTAATGCGTATCCTGAAACTATAGTGAAGGAAGGCATGCTAATTCAAGCGCCAAACTTTGTCTTTGTTGACTTGGATCTAGGCAATTTTGATAATGATATTAACAAATTGAATAAAGTAAAAAACAGTACTTTGAGAAAAATGGAACAAATGCATGGTTCACATCCGACACTTTCTTGGACTGGGAATGGTTATCATATTTACCTGCCTATAAACGTTTCAGTTCTGGACAATGAGTATGTTTTTTCTAAGGATAAGTTTCCAAAGTTATTTTCTTTGAAGGGAAAATATTCACAGTACTTTGTATCTGAAGCCTTCATGCAATATGCAGAAGATTTTTTCACAAGTGGAAGGGCCGATCCCAACCATCGACCGAAATACAAAACTTGTTTAATTAGGATCCCTGATACTTTTAATTCCAAATGTCTGAATAGAGGATTAAGCTTGGAGGACTCCAAAGTAAGAATCCTTCAGAAATGGGATGGAAAAAGAATTGACGGTGATGCCATCACGCACGAATTTTTGATATGGTTAATAAGACAAGAGATTAATCTGAACAATTCATCTTCTAATAGGTCCAATCCTACTAAAAAAAATAGAACTAGATACCTTGGCACAGGAGAGAGTCATCATCAAGACAAATCTAGCTTTAGAATTGAATGGATTGAACGGCTTTTACAAATTCCTATAGACGATCAAAGAAAATACTGCTTGTGGCGAATTATTAGTCCGTACCTACTGAATGTTAAACATATCTCAGAAGCAGAAACTGCCAAAACGATGGAAAAATGGTTATACCAATGTAGTCATCTAAAGAAATTAGATTTTGAACCTAGAATCAAGATATATGGTATAATTAAGGGCAATAAAGGATTCAAGCCAATTTCTTACTCTAAACTTAAGGATGAAAATGAAGAACTTTATTTGTTCCTACAGAAGAAGAATTTAGAAAATATTTCCAAATAG
- a CDS encoding cache domain-containing protein codes for MMVKGLGLMVIPVLFLIIGISAITFMFIPSMSTYSVMNENQNNSNTNQSQFSITTNLTLLKQLDLHTLSQSLNNTISDLMDIAEASMNGSNSFGNMPMVNITSEMKMKYHGIPSDLDLEKRNEAKKLLATNKALLYVGLLLPNGDRYFGEPYSPYQTNSSITNFAYRDHFIGAVETNQPYLSNTLNAVSTGEPLAILANPIYSDAKNNNTLIGVQVLGLNYTYFNDLVKSAMLPEDSNKRFVIIDSNGTEIADSSSDNKNMELYKELQSFQNAKNGESGILVEKVNGKNMYISYTPIKFAQTNWIVLLMSTKD; via the coding sequence ATGATGGTAAAAGGATTAGGTTTGATGGTAATACCTGTCTTGTTTCTGATAATCGGAATTTCTGCCATAACATTCATGTTCATTCCTTCCATGAGCACGTATTCAGTAATGAATGAAAACCAAAATAATAGTAATACAAATCAATCACAATTTTCCATTACTACAAACCTTACATTATTGAAACAGCTGGATCTTCATACTCTTTCTCAAAGTCTGAATAATACCATATCGGATTTAATGGATATAGCAGAAGCCTCAATGAACGGCTCTAATTCTTTTGGAAACATGCCTATGGTAAATATTACAAGTGAAATGAAAATGAAATATCATGGGATCCCTAGCGACCTAGACCTAGAAAAGAGAAATGAAGCTAAAAAACTACTGGCTACTAACAAGGCTTTACTATATGTAGGGTTGCTGTTACCAAATGGAGATCGCTATTTTGGTGAACCATACTCACCATATCAAACTAATAGTTCTATAACCAACTTTGCGTATAGGGATCACTTTATTGGTGCCGTGGAAACAAATCAACCATACTTGAGTAATACATTAAATGCAGTATCTACAGGTGAACCACTTGCGATACTTGCGAACCCAATTTATTCAGATGCGAAAAACAATAATACATTGATAGGAGTGCAAGTGTTAGGTTTGAACTATACCTACTTCAATGATCTGGTGAAATCAGCAATGCTACCAGAGGATAGTAATAAGAGGTTTGTAATAATAGATAGCAACGGTACAGAAATAGCTGATTCGTCCTCTGACAACAAAAACATGGAATTGTATAAGGAGCTTCAAAGTTTTCAAAATGCCAAAAATGGTGAATCAGGGATATTGGTAGAGAAAGTAAATGGCAAAAACATGTACATTTCCTATACTCCAATAAAGTTTGCTCAAACTAACTGGATTGTATTGTTAATGTCGACGAAAGATTGA
- a CDS encoding alpha/beta fold hydrolase, giving the protein MKGEPSFFGQILVAIAIITMAGLTGFITGQKLQISNSISASGQVESISNNESTLPDSNSESVSIDKVNTKKVIVGDIEMAYKTFGRGEPIILISGSGNVMDVWPSHFLNELAKSHKVTIFDNRGVGNSTEGTKPFSVRQFANDTVGLMNALGIQKADVLGFSMGSFVAQQLVITYPEKINRLVLYGSSCGGHEGIPQNPKVISILTDFVNNRTKDASAFLEVTFPLQWIKENPNFLESIPKTSETILSSTVKKQFEINEHWLSTYWSGICDLLQKVTKPSLIITGIEDEAVPSGNSLILVDKIPGSWLVQIEGAGHGLMYQYPKTFTEIVETFLNVSETIR; this is encoded by the coding sequence ATGAAAGGGGAACCGTCCTTCTTTGGCCAAATCTTGGTAGCGATCGCAATCATAACTATGGCTGGATTGACAGGCTTTATCACTGGTCAAAAGTTACAAATTTCAAATTCGATATCAGCTAGCGGCCAGGTAGAATCTATTAGTAATAATGAATCAACACTGCCTGATAGTAATTCTGAGTCTGTATCGATTGATAAAGTCAACACAAAAAAAGTCATTGTGGGAGATATAGAAATGGCATACAAGACTTTTGGAAGAGGAGAGCCAATCATACTCATTAGCGGTAGCGGGAATGTAATGGATGTCTGGCCCTCACATTTTCTGAATGAATTGGCTAAAAGTCATAAGGTAACTATCTTTGATAATCGAGGTGTTGGGAATTCTACAGAGGGAACAAAACCTTTCTCCGTAAGACAATTTGCAAATGATACTGTTGGTTTAATGAATGCTCTAGGAATACAAAAAGCTGACGTGCTTGGATTTTCCATGGGTTCTTTTGTTGCTCAACAGTTGGTTATTACTTACCCAGAAAAGATAAACAGATTAGTATTGTATGGTTCATCATGTGGCGGGCATGAAGGCATTCCTCAAAATCCCAAAGTGATTAGTATATTAACGGATTTTGTAAATAATCGCACGAAAGATGCCTCTGCCTTCTTAGAAGTTACATTTCCACTCCAATGGATCAAAGAAAATCCAAATTTTTTAGAATCGATTCCAAAGACCTCTGAAACTATCCTTTCCTCTACAGTAAAAAAACAGTTTGAGATAAATGAGCATTGGCTTTCTACTTATTGGTCTGGAATCTGCGATTTACTCCAAAAAGTGACTAAACCCAGTTTAATCATAACGGGTATCGAAGATGAAGCGGTTCCTTCTGGAAACTCACTAATTCTTGTAGATAAGATCCCAGGATCATGGCTTGTCCAAATCGAAGGTGCTGGACATGGCTTGATGTATCAATATCCCAAAACCTTTACCGAAATCGTTGAAACATTTTTGAATGTATCAGAAACAATAAGGTAA
- a CDS encoding sialidase family protein, producing MKNKLEIKIILSLCFVTIITAVTAVPLQSAHAFSWPCIDRSDGKAPIAVSDDNVYVAWWGNTTGNYEVMFKASNDGGKTFGDKISLSNSTNGTSVEADVAAFGNNVYITYADNKTGDADAYIRTSNDNGKTFGPEFKLTNNSDSSLTSSSLPQGMKSYDNVKTSPYELKVAAEGDNVYVIATGGDKNDTTYQPDVFIRVSNDSGKTFGKDINLSESKGIVSERTEIGVLGDKVFVTWWDKGSDGTDTPLLRISDDRGQTFGDIIDLSANATDSNTTNTTSS from the coding sequence ATGAAAAATAAATTAGAGATAAAAATAATTTTATCGCTATGTTTTGTAACAATAATCACTGCGGTAACTGCAGTACCCCTCCAATCTGCACATGCCTTCTCTTGGCCTTGTATCGACAGAAGCGACGGTAAGGCTCCTATCGCCGTGTCTGATGACAATGTCTACGTTGCATGGTGGGGAAATACTACCGGAAATTATGAGGTAATGTTCAAGGCATCTAATGATGGCGGTAAGACCTTTGGTGATAAGATTAGCCTGAGTAACTCTACGAATGGAACTTCAGTAGAAGCAGATGTAGCTGCATTTGGCAATAATGTTTACATTACTTACGCAGACAACAAGACAGGAGATGCCGATGCTTATATTAGGACATCTAATGATAATGGAAAAACATTTGGTCCTGAATTCAAATTGACAAACAATTCTGACTCCAGTCTCACATCTTCATCACTCCCTCAAGGAATGAAGTCGTATGATAACGTCAAAACTTCCCCATATGAACTCAAGGTCGCCGCTGAGGGCGACAATGTCTATGTAATTGCTACTGGAGGTGACAAAAACGATACGACCTATCAGCCTGATGTATTCATAAGAGTATCAAATGACAGTGGAAAAACATTTGGTAAAGATATCAACTTGAGTGAATCAAAGGGGATTGTATCAGAGCGCACAGAAATTGGTGTATTAGGTGATAAAGTATTCGTTACTTGGTGGGATAAAGGCTCTGATGGGACAGACACGCCATTATTGAGAATAAGTGACGACAGAGGACAAACATTTGGTGACATCATAGATCTTTCAGCGAATGCTACAGACTCCAACACAACAAATACAACGTCCTCCTAA
- a CDS encoding PsbP-related protein — protein MVIKSSTLSISISVSVSFIIIMIFVLSLTNGENKFWNISALTETPEFDLTTQDNNSNIKNITKENNFSLSLPSVSYSNSTYGIKIDYPSDWTIKEGGAATIFHNQSKSLNVVAEILAPIQSDYYNPKIGASHNSIRLVVEDYDTFGDFTNNNIFKYMEKNDPEADNKNKLLTVATKRIGAIGIYCHNFDLKSWNQNATLAGNPAHQIFLDYSYDKNSKDATEIWTIKDDKIYIIEFVAQDKYYELYLPVVNEIINSFQITNSTSKG, from the coding sequence TTGGTCATTAAATCCTCAACATTATCGATATCCATATCTGTTTCAGTTTCATTTATTATTATCATGATATTTGTTTTATCCTTAACAAATGGTGAGAACAAATTTTGGAATATTTCCGCCTTAACAGAAACACCTGAATTTGACCTAACCACTCAAGACAATAATAGTAATATTAAAAATATTACAAAAGAGAATAATTTCTCTTTATCTTTACCCTCAGTCTCATACTCTAACTCAACTTATGGAATAAAAATAGATTATCCATCAGATTGGACAATAAAGGAGGGAGGAGCAGCAACAATTTTTCATAATCAGAGTAAATCACTTAATGTTGTAGCTGAAATCTTAGCTCCTATTCAGAGTGATTACTATAATCCCAAAATAGGAGCTTCTCACAATAGTATCCGATTAGTTGTTGAAGATTATGACACCTTTGGAGATTTCACAAATAATAATATCTTTAAATATATGGAAAAAAATGATCCTGAAGCAGACAACAAAAATAAACTTTTGACTGTAGCCACTAAGAGAATAGGTGCAATAGGGATTTATTGTCATAATTTTGACCTTAAAAGTTGGAATCAGAATGCAACTTTAGCAGGTAACCCCGCTCATCAAATATTCTTAGACTATAGTTACGACAAAAACAGCAAAGACGCTACAGAAATTTGGACCATAAAGGATGATAAAATTTACATTATTGAGTTTGTGGCTCAAGACAAGTACTATGAGTTATACTTGCCAGTTGTAAACGAAATTATTAACTCATTTCAGATTACGAACTCTACTAGTAAAGGCTGA
- a CDS encoding DEAD/DEAH box helicase family protein has product MKHSPNHNKKDSKIIDGESKINTVIPPPTQTFLPSISSLKFPFSLKDDQLAAVNAWMENNNRGTILYSTGTGKTEIAFECARRLVGQLLSHKRRGSSSKMDEEYSTDLISNDDKNTTSVSKQFETTAEPISKKDTPSFSFFNILFLVPRISLLDQTLNRLISYGIPKEKVGVYFGERKEKKEIMICTYHSVLRNPLLVRRSNMVIFDEVHLIRDTSKSFIKIFDIVIEDSKKAILGLTATLDERDFKNSTILAILPPVKRYSIEKAVKDKRLAKPVVIPIKVSLTENEIKEYNVYSAKIKNISNRFKRYDVSSMTDLLKKGGFASGMAKAWFANIRKRKLLLSYADNKLSAAANIIQNKFPDEKIMVFSETIESIEKLRDILKEGGVESKIIDAKVKTIDRQKILNSWGTTFNVLLSVHTLEIGYDVPQVRIEIILATTSNINQIVQRIGRVLRKYEGKNIALIYVVYVPDTKDDHVIEVVNKAITIENEGIKVVKKQNLKTISKSMEMKRAATSLPPPPPPPTLKSSLLSQKTLSITPLSNKTKKGSKKVSKKKNVKKENYENRIHKAYDIVESTLNEASLIVEEHFKPIVKKEKNNSKLDNESLGSSRRIYKVRSSMDKEKNYLVNLEEQSCTCNDFIYRQVKCKHIIAAEFIST; this is encoded by the coding sequence AAAATAAATACAGTTATCCCACCACCTACACAAACTTTTTTACCATCTATTTCGTCGTTAAAGTTTCCTTTCAGTTTAAAGGATGATCAGTTAGCAGCAGTCAACGCCTGGATGGAAAATAACAATAGGGGAACTATCCTCTACAGTACAGGAACAGGGAAAACTGAAATCGCATTTGAATGTGCCAGAAGATTAGTGGGTCAACTCCTCTCGCACAAAAGGAGAGGATCGTCATCAAAAATGGATGAAGAGTACTCCACCGATTTGATATCAAATGATGATAAAAATACCACTTCTGTTTCTAAACAGTTTGAAACTACTGCAGAGCCCATTAGCAAAAAAGATACACCGTCTTTTTCTTTTTTCAATATTTTGTTTTTGGTACCCCGGATATCCCTATTAGATCAAACTCTTAATAGATTAATTTCATATGGCATCCCTAAAGAGAAAGTTGGGGTGTATTTTGGAGAACGCAAAGAAAAAAAGGAAATAATGATATGCACTTACCATAGTGTATTAAGAAATCCACTACTAGTTCGACGTTCTAATATGGTGATATTTGATGAAGTGCATTTGATAAGAGACACTTCAAAGTCATTTATTAAAATTTTTGATATTGTAATCGAAGACTCAAAAAAGGCAATCTTAGGTCTTACTGCCACGTTAGATGAGAGAGATTTTAAAAACAGCACTATACTTGCAATATTACCGCCAGTAAAAAGATATTCAATTGAGAAGGCAGTAAAAGATAAAAGACTAGCTAAACCCGTAGTAATTCCAATAAAAGTTTCTCTGACAGAAAATGAAATAAAAGAATACAATGTCTATTCCGCGAAAATAAAGAATATTTCAAATAGATTCAAAAGATATGATGTCAGTTCAATGACTGATCTTTTGAAAAAAGGTGGATTTGCAAGTGGAATGGCAAAAGCATGGTTTGCAAACATTCGAAAGAGAAAGTTGTTGTTAAGCTATGCTGATAATAAATTATCCGCAGCAGCAAACATAATTCAAAATAAATTTCCAGATGAAAAAATTATGGTATTTAGTGAGACAATAGAATCCATTGAAAAGTTGAGGGATATTTTGAAAGAAGGGGGAGTAGAATCGAAGATTATTGATGCTAAAGTCAAAACAATAGATCGACAAAAGATTCTAAATTCCTGGGGTACTACTTTTAACGTACTCTTATCCGTGCATACTTTAGAAATCGGTTATGATGTTCCTCAAGTTAGGATAGAGATCATTTTGGCTACAACATCTAACATAAACCAAATAGTCCAAAGAATAGGCCGAGTGCTTCGAAAATATGAGGGCAAGAATATTGCATTGATATATGTAGTATATGTTCCTGATACAAAAGATGACCATGTGATCGAAGTAGTAAATAAGGCCATAACAATTGAAAATGAAGGGATTAAAGTTGTCAAGAAACAAAACCTTAAGACCATCTCAAAGAGCATGGAGATGAAAAGAGCGGCAACTTCACTTCCACCTCCACCTCCACCTCCCACTCTAAAATCTTCTTTATTATCACAGAAAACACTATCAATTACCCCTTTATCAAACAAGACAAAGAAAGGGTCAAAAAAGGTATCTAAGAAAAAGAACGTTAAAAAAGAAAATTATGAGAATAGAATTCACAAAGCATATGATATTGTAGAGTCAACTCTTAATGAAGCATCTCTAATAGTTGAAGAGCATTTCAAACCAATTGTTAAAAAAGAAAAGAATAACTCAAAACTCGATAACGAATCTTTAGGATCTAGTAGGAGAATTTACAAGGTAAGGAGTTCTATGGATAAAGAAAAAAATTATCTTGTAAACTTGGAGGAACAGAGTTGTACTTGTAATGACTTTATTTACAGGCAAGTAAAATGTAAACACATTATAGCAGCTGAATTTATTTCCACATAA